GACCATCCGCACCGGCGAAGACACGCAGAAGATCATCGAACGCGCGCAGGCCGCGGGCGTCAACCTGCGCCAGCGGCTGCAGCAGCACCTGGGCATTTCTCTCGACGAAACCACCACGCGCGCCGACATCGAGACGCTGTGGGCGCTGTTCGTGCCCGCGGGCACGCCGATGCCGCGCTTCGACGACCTGGCCAATACCGCGCCCCGGCTGCCGGAAGACCTGCGCCGCACCAGCGCCTTTCTCACGCACCCGGTGTTCAACACGCACAAGAGCGAAACCGCGATGCTGCGCTACATCCGCAGCCTGTCGGACAAGGACCTGGCGCTCGACCGCAGCATGATTCCGCTCGGCAGCTGCACGATGAAGCTCAACGCCACCAGCGAGATGATCCCGATCACCTGGCCCGAGTTCGCGAACATCCACCCCTTTGCGCCGGCCGAGCAGCTGGTGGGCTATGCGCAGCTCGACGCGCAGCTGCGCGCCTGGCTCTGCGAGGCCACCGGCTACGCGGGCATCAGCCTGCAGCCGAACGCGGGTTCGCAGGGCGAGTACGCGGGCCTGCTGGCCATCCGCTCGTTCCATGAAGCCAACGGCCAGGGCCATCGCAACATCTGCCTGATTCCTTCGTCGGCGCACGGCACCAATCCGGCCAGCGCGCAGATGGTGGGCCTGCAGGTGGTGGTGACGGCCTGCGACGCGCAAGGCAACGTCGACATGGACGACCTGAAGCGCGCCTGCGAGAGGCACAGCGACAAGCTCGCGGCCGTGATGATCACCTACCCGAGCACGCACGGCGTGTTCGAGACCCGCGTGAAGGAACTCTGCGAACTGGTGCACGAACACGGCGGGCGCGTGTATGTGGATGGGGCCAACATGAACGCGCTGGTCGGCGTGGCCGCGCCGGGCGAATTCGGCGGCGACGTGAGCCACCTGAACCTGCACAAGACCTTCTGCATTCCGCACGGCGGCGGCGGCCCGGGCGTGGGCCCGGTGTGCGTGGTCGAAGACCTCGTGCCCTACCTGCCCGGCCATGCGACGGGCGGCATTGCATCGAACGGCGTGGGTGCGGTCTCGGCCGCACCGCTGGGCAATGCGGCGGTGCTGCCGATCAGCTGGATGTACTGCCGCATGATGGGCGCGAAGGGCCTGCAGGCCGCCACCGAGATCGCGATCCTGAGCGCCAACTACATCAGCGCGCGCCTCAAGGACCACTATCCCACGCTGTACGCAAGCCCCAACGGCCACGTCGCGCACGAATGCATCCTGGACCTGCGCCCGCTCAAGGACACCAGCGGCGTCACGGCCGAAGACGTGGCCAAGCGCCTGATCGACTACGGCTTCCATGCACCGACACTGAGCTTCCCGGTGCCCGGCACGTTGATGGTCGAGCCGACCGAGAGCGAGCCGCTGGCCGAGCTCGACCGCTTCATCGACGCGATGATCGCGATCCGGGGCGAAATCCGCCGCGTCGAAGAAGGCGTCTGGCCGAAGGACGACAACCCGCTGAAGCATGCGCCGCACACTGCGGCGAGCCTGCTGGGCACCGAATGGCCGCACCCCTATTCGCGTGAGCTCGGGGCGTTTCCGCTGGCCGAGCTGAAGCAGGCCAAGTACTGGCCGCCCATCGGCCGGGTCGACAACGTGTACGGCGACCGCAACCTGTTCTGCAGTTGCGTGCCCGTGGGCGACTACCAGGAAGCCGAGGCGGCCTGAAGCGGCCTGGGGCGGCCTTGGCGGCGCCGCCGCACTAGGCGTCTTCGCGGCGGTACATCGCCCACTTGGTGGTCAGGATGTCCGCCGCGATCTTGGCGGCATTGGCCCCGGCGTAGCTTTCCGACGGATCGAACTCGAAGGCCTCGCGGTACTTGACCACCTGCGCGTAGTCCTGGTCGAAGGTCATCGGACCCATGAGCTCGGTGGGATCCGTCCCGGCGGGCAGCGCCAGGAACTTCGCCGGATCGGTGGCACTTTGGTAGAGGTCGACGCTCATCAGGTTCATACGGATGTCCTCGGGATCTTGGGGAACGCGCTAACGGGCCGCCAGATCATCCCCGGCATCCGCGCCGCACGCAATCGGCCCGCGCCTACACGGCGCCATGGTCAGCGCTGCTGCTTCTTCTTCAGCATCTCGCCGGTGGCGATCTGCTCGCGGAAGCCGCGCAGGCTGGCCTTCATCCGGCGCTCGTTCTCCAAGCCCATGCGCACCATGATCTTCTGGCCGGACGAGAGCGATTCGAGCTGCGGATCGGCGTACTCGTAGCGCACCCAGGGCCGCTGCGACGACACATTGCCTTTCACCTGGACGAGGCGCACCTGCACCGCTCCGGCGGGTTCGGGCGCCTGCAACAAGTGGTCGATGACCGCGATGAGCCGGTCGTTGAAATAGCGGCCCGGAAAGCCCAGCTCCTCGTAGGATTTCTGGAACAGCGGATAGAGCTGGGCGTAGGTCTTGGCCGCCTTGGCCGGGTTGATCGACTCGGCCATCTGCACCAGGGGCGTGTAGCGCGCGGCGTTGGCGGGCGCGATGGTTTGCGCCTCGCCCTTGCCTGCGGTGGTAAAGCGCTGGCGCGTGGGCTGCACCGGCCATGTGCTCGCGGGCGCCTGCTCGCGCGCAAGGTTGTCCACCGTGGCCACGGTACGGCGCACGATGCCTTCGAACTGCAGGAAGTCGGCCACGTTCTTGCTGCCCATCAGGTCGACCAGCGCCTTCATCACGCGCGTGTCCGAATCCGCGATCTTGGGGAGCCCGGAGGCGGGCAGCGCGATCGCATCGATGGGGTTTTTCGGCTCCAGCGACTCGGGCATCGGTGCGGGCGGTGGCTCAGGCACCGGGCCGTCGTTGGGCGCGCTGGCGGCCACGGGTAGCTGCTCCACGTGCAGAGGGTGCTGCTGCTGGTACCAGCGCCAGCCTAGGAATGCCGCCGCGATCGCCAGCAGCACGATGACGATGAGGGTTCCAACCGAAGATTCGCGACGCGGCCTGTAAGCGGGTGCGTCGCGCAACTCGGGCACTTCGCGGATTTCGGGCGGGTCTCTGTCGGACATGGGAGCGGCTTCCTTTTCGGAGGATTGCGGTGAAAGGCCAGGAGCTATGGTGCACCACCAGAGCCCGAACCAAGGCCGCTTCCTCGTAACGCCCTGTGACCTGCTGGGCGCGCGAGGAGTCCAGTCGCTACGGCGTGTTAACGCCTGCTGCAAGCGATTGCAGCCACGCCATCGAGCCCTGCAGCTCGGCCGGCCGGATTTCGTGGCCGCCGGGAAAATCGCCGCCCGAAAGCGCCAGGGGCAGGCCGCGGGCCAACTCGCGCGAGGCCGCTGCGGCGCTCGGCGGAATCACGTTGTCCGCACTGCCGTGGCTCACCCAGAGCGCCTTGCCTTCGAAGGCCTCCGGGGGCGCGATGTGCGGCACCACCTGCGGCAGCAACCGGCTGTGCCACACCATCGCAGCGCGCACCTTGGAAGGTTGCGTGAGCAGCAGCGACAGCGCCATGATGCCGCCCTGGCTGAAGCCGCCGACCACCACGCGCTCCGGCGGCACGCCCAGCTGCTGCGATGCCGAGGCGATCATCTCGCCGACCAGGAAGCGGCTTTCGCGCTCCTGCTCTTCATCGATGCGCCGCTCGCCATCGGCCAGCACCTGGAATTCGAACCACGCATACGCATCGGGCGAGAGCACGTAGGGCGCGCGCAGGCTCAGCACATGGAACTGCGGCGGCATGAGACGCGCGAGACCGAACAGGTCCTGCTCGTTGCTGCCGACGCCGTGCATCAGCACCATCAGCCAGGGCTCGCGGACGCCGGGGCCGGCGGGCTGCTCGAGAAACTTGAAAGGCAGGTGGAGTTGTTGGTGCGCCATGGCGTCTTCAACCGGCAAGCGGCTTGAAGCCCTGCGCCAACGCGCGCGTGATCTCGGCGGCCGGCAGCTCCCGGCAGCCGGTCGCGTTCTGCCCCGACCACAGCGGCGAAAAATCGCCGCTGCCCGCTGCCTCGGCCTTGGCGCGCAGCGGCGCGATGCCCGAGGTGGCGAGCGGGAATTCGGGCGCGGCCGGACCGATGGGCCCGAGCTCGCGCATCACGCGGTTCACGATGCCGCGCGCGGGCCGGCCCGTGAAAAGATTGGTCAACGCGGTGTGGCGCGCGGCCTCGCTCTTGAGCGCGGCGCGATGCAGCGCGCTGGTGGTGGCTTCGCGCGACAGCATGTAGGCAGTGCCAACCTGCACGCCGGCAGCCCCCAGGGCCATGGCGGCCGCCACGCCTTGCGCATCGGCGATGCCGCCCGCGGCGATCACCGGCACCCGCAGCGCGCGCACCACTTGCGGCAACAGCGCAAAGGTGCCGAGCTGCGCCGTGAGATCGTGCGAGAGAAAGTGGCCTCGATGGCCGCCCGCCTCCAGGCCCTGGGCAATGACCGCGTCCACGCCCCGGGACTCGAGCCACAGGGCTTCCTCGACCGTGGTGGCCGACGCGAGGATCTTCGCGCCCCATCCGCGCACCTGCGCCAGCAGCGGCTCGGGCGGCAGGCCGAAATGGAAGCTCACGACCGGCGGGCTGAATTCGGCCAGCACCCCGGCCACCTCGGCGCTGAAGGGGTTGCGGCCCGGACCGGTGGGGATGGCCGCCGCATCGATGCCGAATTCGGCGTAGTACGGCGCCAGCGCGGCGCGCCATGCCGCCTCGCGCTGGGCGCTGGGCTCGGGCGGCGTGTGGCAGAAGAAGTTGACGTTGTAGGGCTTGCCGGTGGCGGTGCGGATCGCCGCCAGTTCGCTGCGCATCGCATCGGGGCCGAGCATGGCGCAGGGCAGCGAGCCGAGCCCACCCGCGTTGCTGACCGCAATGGCCATGGCGCTGCCCTGAACGCCCGCCATGGGCGACTGGATCAGCGGCAATTCGATGCCGAGGAGGTGCTGCAATGAGGATGCCATGGGATGAATTCCTTGTCGGTGTGCGTGCGCGCGAACGCTATTTTGCGACGTTCAGCCCGCCCTTCCGCATTGCGCCCCCTCGCTCCCCGATCAGGCGGCGGCCACAGCGCTGGGCTCCGCGCCGGCGATCTGGCGCAGCGCCCTCTCGAACACCTCGACGGGCTGCCCGCCCGAGATCAGGTGGTGGTCGTTGATGATGATGGCGGGCACCGAGTGGATGCCCGCATCGGTGTACATGCGTTCGCGCTCGCGGGTTTCACGGGCGAACTCGCCGCTCGCCAGGATCTCGCGGGCACGCGCCGCATCGAGCCCCGCCTCGGCCGCTGCGCGCACCAGCACCTCCGGGTCCGAGGGGTTCTGCCGCTCGGTGAAGTAGGCCTTTAGCAGCAGCTTCTTGAGCGCGACCTGCGCGGCGGGGTTTTCGAGCCCGGCCCAGTGCAGCAGGCGATGGGCATCGAAGGTGTTGTAGATGCGCGGCCGGCCTTCGGGGCTGAACTCGAAGCCCACCTCGGCGCCGCGCTGGCGGATCATCTCGCGCGACTGTTCCTGCTGCTCGCGGGTCGAGCCGTACTTCTGGTTCAGGTGCTCGAAGGTGTCCTGCCCTTCGGCCGGCATCTGCGGATTCAGCTCGAAGGGCTGGAAGTGCAGTTCCGCCGTGACGTCGGGCGCCACGCGCCGCAGCGCCGCCTCGAGCGAGCCGAGGCCCACGGCACACCAGGGGCAGGAGACATCGGAGACGAAATCGATCTTGAGATGGGAAGTCATGGGCGCCATTTTTCATGGCGCCGACGCCCTTTGTGCGCGCAAGGTCTTCAGGCGGCTGCCTTGGCAAGGCGGGCGTCCACCAGCGTCTGCTCGCGCAGCCGGTCGTACTCGGGCTTGTCGACCGGCACCGCATCGGGCTTGCCCAGGTCGTTCATGTGCACGCGGTAGGTTTCGCGCGCGGTCAGGGCCGAGACCGCGGCAATGGCGCAGATCGCCAGCGTGATGGCACCGACGGTCAGCGGGATGTTGGCCGCACCGGGGGGCGCGACGGCCACGAACAGCGCCGGCAGCAGCGCGGTGATCGCGGTGCCGATGTTCTGCGAGATCGCCATGCCCGAGACGCGGGTGCGCGTGGGGAACATTTCCGGATAGAAGCTCGGGAACACGGCGTTGTAGCCCTGGTAGACCACGCCCCACATGAGCAGCGACATCACGATGGCCAGCGGCACGTTGTGGATGCTGATGGCGTACAGGTAGCCGAACGACAGCAGGCCCGAACCGATGGCGCCCACGGCGATCGGCAGGCGGCGCCCGACCTTGTCCGACAGGTTGCCCACGAACGGGATCACGATCACGGCCAGGATGTTGCCCATCACCGGGATCCAGAGGTAGATGTCCTTCTCGAAGTTGATCCCGTAGCCCGGCTGCACCGCATAGGCGGCGCCGAAGATGGTCGCGACCACCGGGATCACGTTCATCAGCGAGCACAGCAGCACGCGCAGCATGTCGCGCCAGCTCTCGGTCACGGCCTGGATCACCGGCGCCTTCGGCACCTTGCCGCTCTTGTCGACCTCGGTGAAGGCCGGTGTCTCGTCCACTTCCTTGCGGATGATGTAGCCGGCCACGATGACGATGAAGCTCAGCAGGAACGGAATGCGCCAGCCCCATGCGTTGAAGGCGTCCTTGTCCATGTAGTGCGCGAGTGGCAGGAACACGGCGGCCGCCATGATCTGGCCGGCCTGCACGCCCTGCAGCGTGAAGCTCGCGAAGAAGCCGCGCCGCCCGAAAGGCGCGTGCTCCAGGATCATCGAGCTTGCGCCCGAAATCTCGCCGGCCACGGCAAAGCCCTGGATCAGGCGCAGCACCACCAGCAGCGCAGGCGCCCACAGGCCGACCTGGTCGTAGGTCGGCAGCAGGCCCACGGCGATGGTCGAGAAGCCCATCAGGAACATGCAGACGATCAGCACCGTCTTGCGGCCGTGCGTGTCGCCCCAGTGGCCCAGCAGCAGTGCGCCGATCGGCCGCGCGACATAGCCCACGCCGTAGGTTGCGAGCGACGCGATGATCGCGATCTGCGGGTCGCCCTTGGGGAAGAAGATCTGCGGGAAGATCAGCGCCGCCGCCGTGGCGTAGATGAAGAAGTCGTAGTACTCCAGCGCCGAGCCGATCCAGCCGCTCGCGGTGGCCTTCTTCGACTGGTGCCTGCCTTTCGGCTCGTGGGCCGTGATGGATGCCATGGTTTGTCTCCAGGGTTGACGAAAAAAAATCTATGCCTGCGCCTGCGATGCCATGCGCGCAGGTGCGTTGAGTGCGCCGTAGGCGTCGTAGCCCGCGGTGCGCTGTGCGAGTTCGAAGAAAAGCCCGCCTTCGATGTTCTCGGTGTAGATGTGCAGGTAGTCGCCCGCGGGCGAGCGGTCGAACAGCACGCCCGATGCGCGAAGTCGTGCGAGCAGCGCCGGGTCCAGGTCGATGCGCGTGGCCAGGTCGTCGTAGTAGTTGTCCGAAATGGGCACGAAGCGCGTGCCCGCGGCGCGCAGCCGCGCCACGCTGTCGAATATGTCGTCGCAGCACAGCGCAATGTGGTGCACCGCGCCGCCGCCGGTCACGCTGAGCGTGCGCGCGGTGCGGGTGCGCTGGCTCAGCGACACGTTGAGCACCAGCCGCACGCTGCGGTCGGCATTGGCCACGCCCCGGCTGCGGATGAGCCCGAAGGGATCGGCGAGCTCCAGGCTTTCGCCCGGCTCCAGCCCCAGCACGGCACGCGTGAACAGCACCCAGGTGTCGAGCTGGTCCACCGCAAGGCCCAGTGCCACATGGTCGATCCGCATCAAGCCGACGTCCGGGGCAGCATCCGGTGCCTGTTCCTCGAGGATGAAGTCGGCCTCATGGAGCCCATTGGTGCCCAGCGACTCTGCAACGAAATGGATGAGGTTGCCGCCCGGCGCCACGATGGCGGGCACGCGCAATTCGTCGGGGCCGACGGGGCTGTCGTGGCGCTGCGAACGCATGGCGGTGGCACGGTCGACGGCGGCCTGCGGATCGGCGCAGCGCACGCCCAGCGCGCAGACCGAGGTGCCGTGCGCGTCGAAGCGGCTGCGCGCGAACGAATCGGGCTGCGCATTGACGATCAGGTTGATCTCTCCCTGGCGGTACAGCACCACGGCCTTGGAGCGGTGGCGGCCCGCGCGGCGGAAACCGAGTTGCCCGAGCAGCGTTCCGAGCGTGAGGGCCGAGGCCTCGTCGGCGGCGAATTCGATGAACGACAGGCCCGACAGCGCCGGCGCGGCGGGCGGGCTGAACAGCGCGACAGGCCGCGCATGCGCAGGGGCAGCGGCGGCCGCTGCCACCCGAAGCCGGGCTTCGCTCTCCAGGTACAGCAGCGAGCGCATCGCATCCACCGCGGTGCGGCGGTTGGGCGTCTCGCGGAAGATGTCGTTGAAGATCTCGAGCGACAGCGGCCCGGTGTAACCGGCGCGCAGCACCTGCGCAAAGAAGCCGATCACATCCAGGTCGCCCTGCCCCGGGAACGAGCGGTGGTGGCGCGCCCACTGCAGCACGTCCATCGCCAGCAGCGGCGCGTCGGCCATCTGCAGGAAGAAGATCCTGTCGCCCGGAATGGCCGCGATCCCTGCGGGATCGTCCTTCAGCGACAGCGTGTGGAAGCTGTCGAGGATCAGGCCGAGGTTCGGATGAGCGGCCTCGCGCACGATGTTCCAGGCCTGGCCGTAGAGCGAGGTGAAGCGGCCCCAGGCCAGCGCCTCGAAGCCCACGCGCAGGTTGCGCCGGGCGGCGCGCTCCGCCAGTTCATGCAACTGGGCCGCGGCCAGCGCCGGGTCGTCGATGGCCAGCGGCGAGGTGTTCGAGCAGCACAGCACCATCGGTGCGCCCATCGCCTCCATCAGGTCGAACTTGCGCTCGGCGCGCTCCAGGCTGCGGCGGAACTGCGGCTCGGGCATGGCCTCGAAATCGCGGAACGGCTGGTACAGGTCGATCGAGAGGCCCAGGTCCGCGGCAATGCGGCCCAGCTCGGCAGCGGTGCCCTTGAAGTTGACGAAGTCGGCCTCGAACAACTCGATGCCGTCGAACCCCGCGGCCGCGACGGCTTCGAGCTTCTGGCGCAGCGTGCCGCTGAGGGAGACGGTGGCAATGGAGCGATGCATGGGGGTGACTGTAGGAACCCCGACCGCCCGCCACAATGCTTTGCGCCGCGCCCGCGTTCGATCATCGAACGCTTACGTTCATTGTTCGCACGAAACAGGGGTTAGACCTAGGCCCGACGCCGCGTCGCGGAACACGCTTTTTCAGAGGCTGCGCCAGTAATCGATCAGCAGCTGAGCAAACTCCACCGGCCGCTCCACCGCGCTGAGGTGCGCCGCGTCGATGGTGGCGAGGCGGGCGCCGGGAATGGCGGCCACGATGGCTTCTGACATCGCCGGCGGCGTCGCTTCGTCCTGCAGCCCGGCTATAACCAGCGTCGGCACGGCGATGCGGCGGTTGCTGTCGCGAAAATCGATGGCGGCCACGGCGTTGCAACTCTCGATGTAGCCCTGCGGATCGGTACGCACCAGCACGTCGTGCAGCGCCTGGGCCGCGGCCTTGCCCTCCCCGGTGGTGACGAAGCCGTGCGTGAGCCAGCGCGCCACCGCGCCCGGCGCAATGGCGGCCACGCCCTTGGCGGCAACGGTTTCGACCCGGGCGCGCCAGGGCGACGCGTCGGGATAGTGGGCCGACGAGTTCGCGATCACCACGCTGCGCAGCAGTTCAGGATGCCGCACCGCCAGCGCCTGGGCCGTCATCCCGCCCATCGACAGGCCGACGAAGTGCACCGGCTCCCCGCCCGCCTCGCGCTGGATGAGCCCGGCCACGTCCTGCGCCAGCGTCTCGACACGCAGCGCGC
The Variovorax sp. OAS795 genome window above contains:
- the gcvP gene encoding aminomethyl-transferring glycine dehydrogenase — encoded protein: MSSHALPSLQELENAEEFLARHIGIDAADEARMLPVIGSETRAELIDGIVPAAIRRARRMRLPAPVSEADALAELKAIAAKNKVFKSFIGQGYYGTHTPGVILRNVLENPAWYTAYTPYQAEISQGRMEALLNFQTMVCDLTGMAIANASMLDEATAAAEAMTLAKRSVKSKSNVFLVSGDCHPQTIEVIRTRAAPLGIEVRVSTVSETLPHLMASCEFFGVLAQYPATTGHVHDLRPLAGHAHQCDAAFCVAADLLALTLLAPPGEWDADIVCGTTQRFGMPLCNGGPHAAYLACRDEFKRSLPGRLVGVSVDTHGQPAYRLALQTREQHIRREKATSNICTAQVLPAVVASMYAVYHGPDGLTRIAQRVAALTAILAQGLAQMGREPVNATAFDSLTIRTGEDTQKIIERAQAAGVNLRQRLQQHLGISLDETTTRADIETLWALFVPAGTPMPRFDDLANTAPRLPEDLRRTSAFLTHPVFNTHKSETAMLRYIRSLSDKDLALDRSMIPLGSCTMKLNATSEMIPITWPEFANIHPFAPAEQLVGYAQLDAQLRAWLCEATGYAGISLQPNAGSQGEYAGLLAIRSFHEANGQGHRNICLIPSSAHGTNPASAQMVGLQVVVTACDAQGNVDMDDLKRACERHSDKLAAVMITYPSTHGVFETRVKELCELVHEHGGRVYVDGANMNALVGVAAPGEFGGDVSHLNLHKTFCIPHGGGGPGVGPVCVVEDLVPYLPGHATGGIASNGVGAVSAAPLGNAAVLPISWMYCRMMGAKGLQAATEIAILSANYISARLKDHYPTLYASPNGHVAHECILDLRPLKDTSGVTAEDVAKRLIDYGFHAPTLSFPVPGTLMVEPTESEPLAELDRFIDAMIAIRGEIRRVEEGVWPKDDNPLKHAPHTAASLLGTEWPHPYSRELGAFPLAELKQAKYWPPIGRVDNVYGDRNLFCSCVPVGDYQEAEAA
- a CDS encoding DUF3014 domain-containing protein, with the translated sequence MSDRDPPEIREVPELRDAPAYRPRRESSVGTLIVIVLLAIAAAFLGWRWYQQQHPLHVEQLPVAASAPNDGPVPEPPPAPMPESLEPKNPIDAIALPASGLPKIADSDTRVMKALVDLMGSKNVADFLQFEGIVRRTVATVDNLAREQAPASTWPVQPTRQRFTTAGKGEAQTIAPANAARYTPLVQMAESINPAKAAKTYAQLYPLFQKSYEELGFPGRYFNDRLIAVIDHLLQAPEPAGAVQVRLVQVKGNVSSQRPWVRYEYADPQLESLSSGQKIMVRMGLENERRMKASLRGFREQIATGEMLKKKQQR
- a CDS encoding phospholipase, producing the protein MAHQQLHLPFKFLEQPAGPGVREPWLMVLMHGVGSNEQDLFGLARLMPPQFHVLSLRAPYVLSPDAYAWFEFQVLADGERRIDEEQERESRFLVGEMIASASQQLGVPPERVVVGGFSQGGIMALSLLLTQPSKVRAAMVWHSRLLPQVVPHIAPPEAFEGKALWVSHGSADNVIPPSAAAASRELARGLPLALSGGDFPGGHEIRPAELQGSMAWLQSLAAGVNTP
- a CDS encoding nitronate monooxygenase is translated as MASSLQHLLGIELPLIQSPMAGVQGSAMAIAVSNAGGLGSLPCAMLGPDAMRSELAAIRTATGKPYNVNFFCHTPPEPSAQREAAWRAALAPYYAEFGIDAAAIPTGPGRNPFSAEVAGVLAEFSPPVVSFHFGLPPEPLLAQVRGWGAKILASATTVEEALWLESRGVDAVIAQGLEAGGHRGHFLSHDLTAQLGTFALLPQVVRALRVPVIAAGGIADAQGVAAAMALGAAGVQVGTAYMLSREATTSALHRAALKSEAARHTALTNLFTGRPARGIVNRVMRELGPIGPAAPEFPLATSGIAPLRAKAEAAGSGDFSPLWSGQNATGCRELPAAEITRALAQGFKPLAG
- a CDS encoding DsbA family oxidoreductase; protein product: MAPMTSHLKIDFVSDVSCPWCAVGLGSLEAALRRVAPDVTAELHFQPFELNPQMPAEGQDTFEHLNQKYGSTREQQEQSREMIRQRGAEVGFEFSPEGRPRIYNTFDAHRLLHWAGLENPAAQVALKKLLLKAYFTERQNPSDPEVLVRAAAEAGLDAARAREILASGEFARETRERERMYTDAGIHSVPAIIINDHHLISGGQPVEVFERALRQIAGAEPSAVAAA
- a CDS encoding MFS transporter; the encoded protein is MASITAHEPKGRHQSKKATASGWIGSALEYYDFFIYATAAALIFPQIFFPKGDPQIAIIASLATYGVGYVARPIGALLLGHWGDTHGRKTVLIVCMFLMGFSTIAVGLLPTYDQVGLWAPALLVVLRLIQGFAVAGEISGASSMILEHAPFGRRGFFASFTLQGVQAGQIMAAAVFLPLAHYMDKDAFNAWGWRIPFLLSFIVIVAGYIIRKEVDETPAFTEVDKSGKVPKAPVIQAVTESWRDMLRVLLCSLMNVIPVVATIFGAAYAVQPGYGINFEKDIYLWIPVMGNILAVIVIPFVGNLSDKVGRRLPIAVGAIGSGLLSFGYLYAISIHNVPLAIVMSLLMWGVVYQGYNAVFPSFYPEMFPTRTRVSGMAISQNIGTAITALLPALFVAVAPPGAANIPLTVGAITLAICAIAAVSALTARETYRVHMNDLGKPDAVPVDKPEYDRLREQTLVDARLAKAAA
- a CDS encoding TIM barrel protein translates to MHRSIATVSLSGTLRQKLEAVAAAGFDGIELFEADFVNFKGTAAELGRIAADLGLSIDLYQPFRDFEAMPEPQFRRSLERAERKFDLMEAMGAPMVLCCSNTSPLAIDDPALAAAQLHELAERAARRNLRVGFEALAWGRFTSLYGQAWNIVREAAHPNLGLILDSFHTLSLKDDPAGIAAIPGDRIFFLQMADAPLLAMDVLQWARHHRSFPGQGDLDVIGFFAQVLRAGYTGPLSLEIFNDIFRETPNRRTAVDAMRSLLYLESEARLRVAAAAAAPAHARPVALFSPPAAPALSGLSFIEFAADEASALTLGTLLGQLGFRRAGRHRSKAVVLYRQGEINLIVNAQPDSFARSRFDAHGTSVCALGVRCADPQAAVDRATAMRSQRHDSPVGPDELRVPAIVAPGGNLIHFVAESLGTNGLHEADFILEEQAPDAAPDVGLMRIDHVALGLAVDQLDTWVLFTRAVLGLEPGESLELADPFGLIRSRGVANADRSVRLVLNVSLSQRTRTARTLSVTGGGAVHHIALCCDDIFDSVARLRAAGTRFVPISDNYYDDLATRIDLDPALLARLRASGVLFDRSPAGDYLHIYTENIEGGLFFELAQRTAGYDAYGALNAPARMASQAQA
- a CDS encoding alpha/beta fold hydrolase, producing MTRLNVVREGSGPFVVLSHALGCDLHMWDGVAEQLSRGHTVIRYDHRNHGGSEVVPGALRVETLAQDVAGLIQREAGGEPVHFVGLSMGGMTAQALAVRHPELLRSVVIANSSAHYPDASPWRARVETVAAKGVAAIAPGAVARWLTHGFVTTGEGKAAAQALHDVLVRTDPQGYIESCNAVAAIDFRDSNRRIAVPTLVIAGLQDEATPPAMSEAIVAAIPGARLATIDAAHLSAVERPVEFAQLLIDYWRSL